ATATGGCCTGTCGAAACTGGGCTTGTGCAGCGAAGAGGTGCGCCTGCCGCTGACGGGTCTGGAAGACAGCACCAAGGCCGCAATCGACGCGGCCATGGCGCACGCGGGCCTGCTGTAAGCGCAGCACACCGACCATGGACATGGTTTTTCGGACCGGGACGCTTATGCGTTCCGGTCTGTTTCGTTTTGGCTGTCTTCTGTCTCTAACTGACGGTTTAGGGTCACATCGCCAGGGCCAGATCCGTCGAAAATGAAAAAGGCGGCGCCGCCCCGAGGAAAGATCCCGGGAAAGGCTGGAAGTTGCGGGACGCGTCACTGCCCCGGTGCCAAACTGTTTTGCACGAACCCTGAGGGCATAACTGCCAACAGGGCCGGTTTCCATGGTGTCCGGGGGCGTAAATCCCGGAGGTGATCGCGATCCGGAACAGGATAGTGCCGCCAGATGTATCAACGGTAAGCAGGGCGCGCGCCGCATTGGCAACGGCGGGTCACCCCAGCACGGATGTCAGATGCCGTGTCTTATCCGGGTTGCGAGTCACATAGATGCGGGCAATCCGGCCGTCGCGAATCTCCAGCGAGGTGGCTTGCAGAATGCCGTCCTCGCCCCGGCTCAGAATGGCGGGCAGGCCATTGAGCTGGCACAGGCGCCATTGATCTGGCGCTGTGTGATGGCCTTTGCGGGCAAGCCCTGCCAGCAGCCGCATCACCTTCTCGCGTCCGTATATCGGGTTGAGCGCCGCAGTCGCCTTGCCGCCGCCATCGGAAATCAGCTGCACATCGTTGCTCAGCAACCGGGTGAGGGCGGTCATGTCCCCGGTTTTGGACGCGCGAAAGAACGCCTCGGTCAGCGCGTCGCCGTGATCGGGGCGGCTGGGGGGATCCGGTCGCAGTGCCTGCACCTTGCGGCGCGCGCGGGTGGCGAGCTGGCGACAGGCCTCCGGCGAGCGATTGAGCGCAGAGGCCACATCGCCATAAGGGCTGTCAAAGATGTCATGCAACAGAAAGGCCGCGCGTTCCAGCGGCGACAGCGCGTCCAGCGCCAAGAGCAGCGCAACCGAGACGTCATGGTCCAACTGATCGGTCGCATCATCGGTGAGCACGGGTTCCGGCAACCACTCCCCCGGATAGGTCTCGCGCTGTTTGCGGGCTGATTTCAGCTGATCAAGGCACAGCCGCGTGGTGATCCGCATCAGATACCCGGTCGGGTCCAGAACCTCGCCCTTGGGTGCGGATTGCCAGCGCAGATAGGCGTCTTGCAGGATATCCTCGGCATCGGTCACGCTGCCCAGCATCCGGTAGGCGGCCGCGAACAATCGCGGCCGCGCTGTCAGAAACGCATCGGTTCCTGTGTCTTTGGTCTGTGCTGTCACGCCGCGTTGGCCCCTGTTGTGCTCTCGCTCACAGGGTGGGCGCTGCGAAAGCCGATTGCAATGCGGTTCCAGCTGTTGATGGCGCCAATCAGCAGCGTCAGCAGCACCTGTTCGCGTGGCTCAAACAGGTCTGCCATGGCGTCATAATCGACGTCCGGTGCGGCGGTGGCCTCCACCCGCGTCAGCGCCTCGCACCATGCCAGGGCGGCGCGTTCGCGGGGCGTGTAGAGCGGAGATTCGCGCCAGGCGTTCAGCAGATGCATCCGGTCCTCGCTCTCGCCATGGGCGCGCATCTCATGGGTGTGCATATGAATGCAGAAGGCGCAGCCGTTGATCTGGGAGGCGCGCAGTTTCACCAGTTCCACCAGACTGAATTCCAGCGTGCTGTTCTTGAACAGATTCTCCTGCTCCAGCATCGGTTTGAACAGATCACCGGCGACAGAGAAATAATCGAGACGTTGGGTCATGGGTTTGGTCCTTTCTGATGGGTTCAGAAACAGGACGAGGCAGCGGGCGGGTTTGTGACATGACCGGCGCGATTTTTTTAAAAAGGATGTGCATTCAATGAGAAAAGGGCGCCGCTGGGGCGCCCTGATTGTGGTCTTTGGTGGTGATCAGCGTTTGCCGTAATAGAGCCCGACCACATGTTCGGCCTGTGCAAAGAACAGCCAGCGCGAGACGGCAATACCGGCGATATGCAGGAGCACGGCAACGCCTGCGAACAGGTGTTTGAGCATCAGCCCCTCAACCGGCAGGATCAGGCAGATCAAAGGCAGCGCGAAGCCAAGGGCGAAGGCGATCACCCGCAGTTTCTGCGCATGTTTGCGCCCGACCACATGCACGAATTCGCGCAGCAGATAGTTGGAGCCGGTATGGGGCGGCTCAAACGCGCGCACGGTGCCGCGATCGCCAAGGCCAGTGGCGGTGCCCATATTGGTGCCAGAGGTGGCAAAGGCCTGATCGCCCTTGGCCCAATAGGCCAGCTGCACCGAGCCTGCGATGGCCAGAAGCCAGGGTGCCAGCGCCTCAGCCCCGGCCAGTAGCGACCCGCCCGCAAGGCTGAAAGACAGGAACATCACCGGCGTCAGGGACATGTTCCAGCGCGGGATGGTCTTCAGCTGGGTGTAGATCATCGAAGTGGTAAAGACTGTCGCCAGCGACAGCGCCGCGCCCAGCCAGCCAAGCGCCCACCAATGGGTGTCCAGAAACACCGCGCCAAAAGCAAAAAGCCCCATCACGATGAGGGCTGCAACCGCGCAGATGCCCTCACGGCTGAGCCAGCTGGTTTTCCACTGGGTGAAGGCGCGCCAGGCCCGTTCCGGTCGGCCGAGGTGAAAGGTGGAGGCCAGTAGCCCGCCCACCGCAAAGCCAAAGGCGAGGGCATAGAACACAAAGGCCACCCAGCCGGTGACCTCGGGCTTGCCGAGGCCAAGAAAGGCCAGAAGACCAAAACCGAGACCGGAGAGGGTGGTGAAGATGATAACGGATGGTGCCGGATGCATCAGCTTGCCCCTCCTGACGTTTGTCCCGGAAGCTTATCAAGCGCCTTGTCCAGCCAGCCAAGGAACCCCTTGGGATCTTCGGCGACGGGGGCCAGCAGCGGGGCGAGGATGTCGATCTGGTCCTCGATCTGGTCCTTCGGGCGGGGCGGCAGGTATTTGTTCACCGGTTTGGTGCCCATTTCCGGCATCAGATCCATGCCGGCGCGCGCGGCCACCAGTTTGGAGACATCGCTGTCAGGATCCCCCAGATCGCCAAAATGGCGCGCGCCTGCCGGGCAGGTCCGCACGCAAGACGGCACACGGTCCACCTCTTCGAGGTTCTCATTGTAGATCCGGTCGACGCAGAGCGTGCATTTCTTCATCACACCTTCGGCCAGATCCAGCTCGCGCGCGCCATAGGGGCAGGACCAGGCACATAGGCCACAGCCGATGCAATTGTCCTCGTTCACCAGAACGATGCCGTCTTCCACCCGCTTGTAGCTGGCGCCGGTGGGGCAGACGGTGACGCAGGGGGCGTCTTCGCAGTGCAGGCAGGATTTCGGGAAATGCACCAGTTGGGCCGCCGGGTTGGGCTGGCTGGCACAGGGGGAGGGCTGCACCTCGTAGGAGTGCACACGGTTGAGGAAGGTGCCGGATGGATCAGCGCCATAGGCGTTCTGATCGCTGAGCGGCGCGCCATAGTTTTCGGTGTTCCAGCCCTTGCAGGAGATCACACAGGCATGGCAGCCGACGCAGGTATCAAGGTCAATGACCAGACCCATCTTGCGGTCGGTCCTGGTGGGAAGCTCGGTCATTGCAGGACCCTCCATTTCGGATCTGTAATCGCCCAGAAAAATCGCAAATTATCGTCGACAAGCGCGGAATAAATCCCCTCGACCTTGGTGAGGTTGCCCGCCAGTTTCGCCAAGTGCCACGCATTGTCCAAAGAGCACCAAACCGGTTGGGACATCAGAACCTGATGGTTGTTGGCTTGACCAAAGTCAAAGCAACGTGAAGCAACCTCTGTGCGCATCGTGTCCAAATGCGGATTGCCCCAGGCCCAGAGAAACTCCTCGCGGGGCGCGAACCAACTACCGATGTAGGACAACGGTGTTTCCACGATGCCGCCGCCCGGGAAATGGAACTCAAGAAGGCCAACGTCTTCGTCGTACCCCCAGGTGCCTTGGCCATTGCCGATGCCAAAGTCGCGTCTCAGGAGGGTCATCTTCTCGTCAATTTGCACGCAGGCGTGTTGGATCTGCGCATCTAAATCTGGATCCGTCACAGCATGGCGGATGTTGCAGTTTTCGCAGGTTACCTCAAATTCAAACATAGGGGGCTGCGTTGGTATTTGGGTGCGTTTGAAAGGCCAGATCATTTGCCCACCTTCCATGTCAGGTCCTTGGGACCGGTGCCCACCGGTGAGGTTTGAGGCTCTACCGCAGGTTGGCTTTCGTCCAGATCCTGCGGCGCGGCGGCTTTTTCGATCTTTACCTTCAGATCGAACCACGCGGCCTGACCGGTGATCGGGTCGGAATTGGCCCAGCGAAGCCCGTCGCCCTTCGGCGGCAGCAGCTCGTGTATCAGATGATTCAGCAGGAAGCCCTTGGTGGCTTCCGGCGCGTTTTCTTCCAGTGCCCAGGCGCCCTTGCGTTTGCCAATGGCGTTCCAGGTCCAGACGGTGTTTTCATTGAGCGCCGCCATCTCCATCACGGGCACGGTGATTTCACCGTGGGGGGAGGTGACCCTGGCCCAGTCGCCATCGCTGAGGTGGTTTTCGCGCATCAGCTTGGTCGGCACATAAAGCGGATTGCGGCCGTGGATCTGGCGCAGCCAGGCGTTCTGCGTGCCCCAGGAGTGATACATTGCCATGGGGCGCTGGGTGAGGGCGTTGACGGTGAAGCCGTCGTTGCCCTGCTGATCGGTTTCATACCAGATCGGCAGCGGGTCCATCGTCTCTTTGATGCGGTCGCGTAGGTGCTCGGGCGGCTGGCGCTCACCGTGGCCTTCAGCGGCCAGCTGGAATTTGCGCAAGGGCTCCACATAAAGCTGGAACAGATAGGGCTGTGGGCTGTCAAAGAGACCGAGATTCACCGCCCAGTCCTGATAGGCCATGTTCCAGGGTTTGAAATAGCTGGCCTCGGCCGGGATATGTTCGACAAAGAAACCGCCCTTTTCGATGTATTTGTTCAGCTGTTCGGGATTCACCTCGCCCCGGCCAACCTTGTCGCCATTCTCACCGCGAAAGCCAGCCAGCGGGCCGATGCCCGGCTTGCGTTCATGGTTCACGATATAATCGGCATAGTCCTGCCATTTGGCGGTGCCGTCTTCATGGGTGAAGCCGGGCAGCTTCATCTTATTGGCAAGCTGCACCAGCACGGTCTGGAAACCCCGCACATCGCGGTCGGGTTCGACCACAGGCCAGCGGATCGCATCCGCTGCGCCGTCGGCTTCGCAGATGGGGCGGTCCAGCAGTGAGATGCAGTCGTGGCGTTCCAGATAGGTGGTGTCGGGCAGGATCAGATCGGCATAGGCCACCATCTCCGACGAATAGGCGTCCGAATAAATGATCCGGGGGATCACATAGTCGCCGTTGTCATCGGTGTCGGTCAGCATCTCCATCACGCCGCGCGTGTTCATCGAGGAGTTCCACGACATATTCGCCATATACATGAACAGCGTGTCGATCTTGTAGGGATCGCCGGCATGGGCGTTGGAGATCACCATATGCATCAGCCCGTGGCTGGACATCGGGTTTTCCCAGGTAAAGGCCTTGTCGATGCGGGCGGGGCTGCCGTCGGTTTTCAGCGCCAGATGTTCCGGCCCGTGTACAAAGCCCAGATGCGGGCCATCCAGCGGTTTATTCGGGGTGACGCGGCAATGGGGCGCGGGATGCGCCTCTACCGGTTTGGGGTAGGGCGGCTTGAAGCGGAAGCCGCCGGGGGCCTCCACCGTGCCCAGCAGGATCTGCAACACATGCAGCGCGCGGCAGGTCTGGAACCCGTTGGCATGGGCCGAGACGCCGCGCATGGAGTGCATGGCGACCGGCCGGCCTTTCATGGTTTTATGGGTTTCACCGCGGAAATCGGTCCATTCCTGATCCAGCTCAAACGCCTCGTCAAAGGCGACGCGGGCCAGTTCGGCGGCGATGGCACGGATGCGTTTGGCGGGGATGCCGCAACGCTCAGCCACGGCTTCGGGGGCGTAGTCATCGCTGAGATAGCGCTGGGCCATCAGCTGGAACACCGACACATGGGTGATGCCATTGAGTTCAAACGAGCCGCCCAGATCGGGGCGCACGCCGCGCATATCAAAAGGCGCCAGCTTGCCGGTGGTGCGGTTGATGACCAGCGGCGCGCCGTGATCGTCGCGCAGGAACAGGCCATAGTCGGGGCTGTCCGGATCCTGATTGACCAGCACCGGCGCATTGGTGAACTGGCCGAGGTAGTCGAGGTCGATCTTGCCGGCCTTCATCAGCACATGCACCAGCGCCAGGATGAACAGCCCGTCGGTGCCCGGCGTGATGCCGACCCAATCGTCAGCCACAGCATTGTAGCCAGAGCGGATTGGGTTTACCCCGATGACCCGCGCGCCACGCGCCTTGATCTTGCCGATGCCCATCTTGATCGGGTTGCTGTCGTGATCCTCGGCGACGCCGAACAGCATGAACAGCTTGGTATGATCCCAGTCGGGCTGGCCGAATTCCCAGAACGCGCCGCCCATGGTGTAGATGCCGGCGGTGGCCATATTGACCGAGCAGAAACCGCCATGGGCCGCATAGTTGCAGGTGCCAAAGTTCTGCGCCCAGAAACTGGTGAAGCTTTGGGATTGATCGCGGCCGGTGAAAAACGCCAGCTTTTCCGGGTTATCCTCGCGGATCGGTTCCAGCCAGCCCGCGGCGATGTCCAGCGCTTCATCCCAGGAGATTTCCTCAAACTTGCCGGAGCCGCGCGGGCCGACGCGTTTCATCGGCGCGCGCAGACGTGACGGCGCGTTGTGCTGCATGATCCCGGCGGAGCCTTTGGCGCAGAGCACGCCCTTGTTCACCGGGTGATCGCGGTTGCCTTCGATATAGGCGACTTTCTTCTGGCCATCCTCATCCGTCTTCATGTGGACGTTGATGCCGCAGCGGCAGGCGCACATGTAGCAGGTGGTCTGGCGGATCTCGTCCGATACGGGCGGCGAGGTGTCTAGCTGGGGCTGGGTATGTGCCATGGTGTCCCTGTTTGATGATGCGCCGGGCCTGCATGGGCCGGGCGGCGTTATTTGGTGTGGCGCGGAGCGTGGCGGATCAGCGCGTATTTATTGGAATATAGGCGCGGGGTTCCGGCCCGTTGTAAAGGGTCAGCGGGCGGATCAGGATATTGCCGCGCTGCTGTTCGATGCACTGGATGATCCAGCCGGGCATCCGCCCGATGGCAAAGATCGGCACGTAGAGATCCATCGCGATGCCATGCAATTGGTAGATCACGCCGGAGTAGAAATCGACATTCACGTTGAGACCATGGCGCGCGTAGGGTTGCATCGCCTCAACCACGGCTTGCAGGATTTCGTACCATTCGGGCGCGCCCATTTCCGCGCCCAGCTGGCGCACGCCGTCGCGCATGTGCCGCGCGCGGGGGTCTTCCTTGCGGTAGACGCGGTGGCCAAATCCGGTGACGGCCTCCTTGGCGGCGCGCTTGGCCTTCACGTAGGCGGCGGCTTTGTCGGGGGTGCCGATCTCATGCACCATTTTCATCACGTCCTCGGCAGCGCCGCCATGGGCCGGACCTGCAAGGGTAGAGAGCGCGGTGACGATCCCGCCGTGCAGATTGGTCTCTGTCCCGATGGTGACGCGCGCGGCAAAGCTGGAGGCATTGGCGCCATGTTCGGCGTGCAGGATGAAATCCACATCCGCCAGCCGGGTCGCCTCGGGTGTGGGTTTCTCGCCCTTCAGCATCCACAGCCAGTTGCCCGCATGGCTGAGATCCATGTCCGGGGCCACAACTTCGCGGCCATTTCGGATCGCGTCATGGGCCGCGATGATGATCGGCACCTGCGAAATCAGCCGGATCCCGTTGGCGACAAAAGCGTCTTCGCCGACCTGCTGGCTGTTCGGTTCCAGTGCCGCAAGCGCCGAGACGGCGGTGCGCAGCACGTCCATCGGATGGCCATCCTTGGTGGCGCGGATGATATCGAGCACCGCCGACGGCAGTACGCGTGCGGTTTTCAATGCGGCGTCAAACTCTGCGAGTTGGTCTGCGGTCGGCAGCTCGCCGTGGATCAGCAGGTAGCAGACTTCCTCAAAGGTGGAGTGGGTGGCGAGATCGTGGATCGAACAGCCGCGATAGCTCAGCTCTCCCTTGGCGCCATCAATGTCGGAAACCCCGGAGCGTTCGAAGTAGATCCCCTTGAGGCCGCGGTTGATCTTGACGTTATCGCTCATTGCTGGCTCCTTTCCCCGCAAGGGAGATCAAAATGACTGTACTTGAAAAGGCATATGCGCTGGCCCGCAACCGTAGGGCGCGGGTGGTGTTCCCCGAAATGGACGACCCCAGAGTGGCGGCTGCGGTGGACCAGCTGACCCGCGAGGGGCTGGTTGAGGCGGTGCCTTTGGCGCCGGTGTCTGACGCGCATGTGGAGGTGCTGGTGGCCGCGCGCGGCATGAAGGAAGGTATCGCCAAGCGGATGCTCGCAAAACCTTTGTACCGCGCGGCGGCAATGGTGGCTGCAGGCGAGGCGGATGCGATGGTGGCGGGCGCGGATGTGCCCACGCGTCGGGTGATTGAGGCGGCCAGCATCGGCATCGGGCTGGATGCAGGGGTCAGTACCGCGTCATCGTTTTTTCTGATGCTGTTTCCCGATGGGCGCGAATTGGTGTTTGCCGATTGCGCGGTAAATGTCGCGCCGGATGCAGCACAACTGGCTGATATTGCACGGGCCTCTGCGCGTTCGGCTGAGACGCTCTTGGGGTCTGCGCGGGTTGCGATGCTATCGTTTTCCACCGGCACCTCGGGCGATGGCGACAGCGTGGCACTGGTGCGCGCGGCGGCAGAGGCCAGCGGATTTGCAGGCCCGGTGCAGGCAGATGCGGCGCTGAACACTGCGATTGCCGAGAAGAAAGGCATCGCTCCGGTTGAGGCCAATGTGCTGATCTTCCCGACGCTGGATGCGGGCAACATCGGGTACAAACTCTGCCAGGAATTGGGCGGCGCGCAGGCGCTGGGGCCGTTCCTGCAGGGCTTTGCCAAGCCGGTTTGCGATCTGAGCCGAGGTGCCTCGGTCGAGGATATCGTGGCGGCGACGGTGTTGACGGTGGCGCAGATCTGATCTGACGCCGGGCCGGACAGGAGGACGGGAGCGGCGATCATGGCGTCCCCATCAGGGTCTGGGCGTCCATC
The nucleotide sequence above comes from Phaeobacter inhibens DSM 16374. Encoded proteins:
- a CDS encoding sigma-70 family RNA polymerase sigma factor, with protein sequence MTAQTKDTGTDAFLTARPRLFAAAYRMLGSVTDAEDILQDAYLRWQSAPKGEVLDPTGYLMRITTRLCLDQLKSARKQRETYPGEWLPEPVLTDDATDQLDHDVSVALLLALDALSPLERAAFLLHDIFDSPYGDVASALNRSPEACRQLATRARRKVQALRPDPPSRPDHGDALTEAFFRASKTGDMTALTRLLSNDVQLISDGGGKATAALNPIYGREKVMRLLAGLARKGHHTAPDQWRLCQLNGLPAILSRGEDGILQATSLEIRDGRIARIYVTRNPDKTRHLTSVLG
- a CDS encoding carboxymuconolactone decarboxylase family protein encodes the protein MTQRLDYFSVAGDLFKPMLEQENLFKNSTLEFSLVELVKLRASQINGCAFCIHMHTHEMRAHGESEDRMHLLNAWRESPLYTPRERAALAWCEALTRVEATAAPDVDYDAMADLFEPREQVLLTLLIGAINSWNRIAIGFRSAHPVSESTTGANAA
- a CDS encoding dimethyl sulfoxide reductase anchor subunit family protein; amino-acid sequence: MHPAPSVIIFTTLSGLGFGLLAFLGLGKPEVTGWVAFVFYALAFGFAVGGLLASTFHLGRPERAWRAFTQWKTSWLSREGICAVAALIVMGLFAFGAVFLDTHWWALGWLGAALSLATVFTTSMIYTQLKTIPRWNMSLTPVMFLSFSLAGGSLLAGAEALAPWLLAIAGSVQLAYWAKGDQAFATSGTNMGTATGLGDRGTVRAFEPPHTGSNYLLREFVHVVGRKHAQKLRVIAFALGFALPLICLILPVEGLMLKHLFAGVAVLLHIAGIAVSRWLFFAQAEHVVGLYYGKR
- a CDS encoding 4Fe-4S dicluster domain-containing protein: MTELPTRTDRKMGLVIDLDTCVGCHACVISCKGWNTENYGAPLSDQNAYGADPSGTFLNRVHSYEVQPSPCASQPNPAAQLVHFPKSCLHCEDAPCVTVCPTGASYKRVEDGIVLVNEDNCIGCGLCAWSCPYGARELDLAEGVMKKCTLCVDRIYNENLEEVDRVPSCVRTCPAGARHFGDLGDPDSDVSKLVAARAGMDLMPEMGTKPVNKYLPPRPKDQIEDQIDILAPLLAPVAEDPKGFLGWLDKALDKLPGQTSGGAS
- a CDS encoding DUF6882 domain-containing protein; this translates as MFEFEVTCENCNIRHAVTDPDLDAQIQHACVQIDEKMTLLRRDFGIGNGQGTWGYDEDVGLLEFHFPGGGIVETPLSYIGSWFAPREEFLWAWGNPHLDTMRTEVASRCFDFGQANNHQVLMSQPVWCSLDNAWHLAKLAGNLTKVEGIYSALVDDNLRFFWAITDPKWRVLQ
- a CDS encoding molybdopterin oxidoreductase family protein, which produces MAHTQPQLDTSPPVSDEIRQTTCYMCACRCGINVHMKTDEDGQKKVAYIEGNRDHPVNKGVLCAKGSAGIMQHNAPSRLRAPMKRVGPRGSGKFEEISWDEALDIAAGWLEPIREDNPEKLAFFTGRDQSQSFTSFWAQNFGTCNYAAHGGFCSVNMATAGIYTMGGAFWEFGQPDWDHTKLFMLFGVAEDHDSNPIKMGIGKIKARGARVIGVNPIRSGYNAVADDWVGITPGTDGLFILALVHVLMKAGKIDLDYLGQFTNAPVLVNQDPDSPDYGLFLRDDHGAPLVINRTTGKLAPFDMRGVRPDLGGSFELNGITHVSVFQLMAQRYLSDDYAPEAVAERCGIPAKRIRAIAAELARVAFDEAFELDQEWTDFRGETHKTMKGRPVAMHSMRGVSAHANGFQTCRALHVLQILLGTVEAPGGFRFKPPYPKPVEAHPAPHCRVTPNKPLDGPHLGFVHGPEHLALKTDGSPARIDKAFTWENPMSSHGLMHMVISNAHAGDPYKIDTLFMYMANMSWNSSMNTRGVMEMLTDTDDNGDYVIPRIIYSDAYSSEMVAYADLILPDTTYLERHDCISLLDRPICEADGAADAIRWPVVEPDRDVRGFQTVLVQLANKMKLPGFTHEDGTAKWQDYADYIVNHERKPGIGPLAGFRGENGDKVGRGEVNPEQLNKYIEKGGFFVEHIPAEASYFKPWNMAYQDWAVNLGLFDSPQPYLFQLYVEPLRKFQLAAEGHGERQPPEHLRDRIKETMDPLPIWYETDQQGNDGFTVNALTQRPMAMYHSWGTQNAWLRQIHGRNPLYVPTKLMRENHLSDGDWARVTSPHGEITVPVMEMAALNENTVWTWNAIGKRKGAWALEENAPEATKGFLLNHLIHELLPPKGDGLRWANSDPITGQAAWFDLKVKIEKAAAPQDLDESQPAVEPQTSPVGTGPKDLTWKVGK
- a CDS encoding citrate synthase; protein product: MSDNVKINRGLKGIYFERSGVSDIDGAKGELSYRGCSIHDLATHSTFEEVCYLLIHGELPTADQLAEFDAALKTARVLPSAVLDIIRATKDGHPMDVLRTAVSALAALEPNSQQVGEDAFVANGIRLISQVPIIIAAHDAIRNGREVVAPDMDLSHAGNWLWMLKGEKPTPEATRLADVDFILHAEHGANASSFAARVTIGTETNLHGGIVTALSTLAGPAHGGAAEDVMKMVHEIGTPDKAAAYVKAKRAAKEAVTGFGHRVYRKEDPRARHMRDGVRQLGAEMGAPEWYEILQAVVEAMQPYARHGLNVNVDFYSGVIYQLHGIAMDLYVPIFAIGRMPGWIIQCIEQQRGNILIRPLTLYNGPEPRAYIPINTR
- a CDS encoding phosphate acyltransferase yields the protein MTVLEKAYALARNRRARVVFPEMDDPRVAAAVDQLTREGLVEAVPLAPVSDAHVEVLVAARGMKEGIAKRMLAKPLYRAAAMVAAGEADAMVAGADVPTRRVIEAASIGIGLDAGVSTASSFFLMLFPDGRELVFADCAVNVAPDAAQLADIARASARSAETLLGSARVAMLSFSTGTSGDGDSVALVRAAAEASGFAGPVQADAALNTAIAEKKGIAPVEANVLIFPTLDAGNIGYKLCQELGGAQALGPFLQGFAKPVCDLSRGASVEDIVAATVLTVAQI